The region CACCGGCTGCGATCTTCTGTTCCGCTAACTCTTCGCAGAGCCCGGCTCCGCCACCTTGCGGTGCCTTTCGGCCAGGAACCCGGCTGGTGTGATGTTCGCCAGCAACGACGCGATCTTCGCCTGCCATCCGGCAACGACCTCGGCCTCTCCCCTGGCCATCGCTTCGAACCCTGCCTTGGCAACGTCCGCGGGATCGGCCTTCTCTTCGGTGCCGACCTTCGTGTCGAGCATTCCCGCTCGCTCGAAGAACTCCGTCTCGGTCGCGCCCGGCATCAGGCAGGTCACGGTAACGCCCGTGTTCTTGAGCTCGTTTCGCAGCGCGTACGAGAACGAATCCAGGAAAGCCTTCGATCCGTTGTAGACGGCCGAGAACGTTCCGGGAATGAAGCCGGCGATCGAGCCGGTAATCAGGATCCGGCCTTTGTCGCGCTCGCGCATCTCTCGCGCGATCTTCTGGATGAGATACACCGTGCCGGTGATGTTCGTGTCGATGACGTGGCGTACGTCCTGGAAATCCTGATCGAGAAAAGCGCGGCCAAGGCCGTGCCCCGCGTTCGCAAACAATACGTCGACCGGTCGGTCGTGCGTCGCCGCGCACAGACGGTCCACGCCCTCGTTGGTGGCCAGGTCGGCCTCGACGGCATCGACGCGGACGCCGCATTGCTTGAGCACTTCGGCTGCGTTGTGGATGTCCGGATCATCGGCGGCGAGCAGGAGATCCATGCCGTGCTCCGCAGCGCATTTGGCCAACTCGTAGCCGATACCGCTCGAAGCGCCGGTCACGATCGCGAATCCTCCGCGAAGGTGTCCGCAATATTTCGGCGAGTGACCGTGCGCTGCTTCTTCTCCCTTCTCTGCTTGCATCGCAGCCTCCGAAGCAGTCTCCGAGGAAGGAAAGGCGCGCCATTCCTATACGAAAGAAACGGCGCGCCAATTCCTATCCAAAAAGCAGTGACGATTGCGGTGCGAGGGACATTCAGCGCTTCTGGGCGAGATGGTCGCTTCATGCCCAGACGGGCTTTTCCCCCGGTGGCCCCATCGTCGCTGCGCGGATTCGTTCGATCGGGAATTTCGGATTGCGATGCTCGTCGAGAAGGCCGTTGGCTTCCTGGTACGTGTCGGTGAACTGCGTGTAGCAGAACCCGGTGAGAAGCCCGAGCGATCGCACTGCATCCATCAACCGTTCGTAAAGGCGCGCGAGATCCTCGGAGCTTTCACTGGAGTGATAACCCCACGCACCGATTTTGTTCGAGAGCTTGATGCCCCCGAACTCGGAAAGCACGACCGGATGATCGGCGTGCGGGCGATCGCCGACAACGAGACGGCGCCCTCCGGGTCTCTCCTGCAGCAGGAGGTGGGGAAGCATGCGGTCGCCGTGGTAACGGTGGCGCAGCCTGTCGGGGTTGGGGTCGTAGTCGTGCACGCCGATGATGTCGGTGGCGACGCTTTCCCAGCCGTCGTTGCCGACGACCGGCCGCGTCGGATCGAAGCTCTTCGTCAGGTGGTAAAGCGCTTCGATGTAGTGACGCTCGACGGCACTTTGCGGAAGATTGGGCACTCCCCATGATTCGTTGATCGGCACCCACGCGATGATGCACGGATGCGACGAATCGCGCGCGAGCACCCGTTCCCATTCGCGAGTGACCCTGGCAACGGCCGTCGGTGAGAACCGGTAGGCGCTCGGCATTTCTTCCCACACGAGCATGCCGAGCCGGTCGGCCCAGTACAGGTAGCGCGGATCCTCGACCTTCTGGTGCTTTCGCACACCGTTGAATCCCATGGCGCGCGCGAGCATCACGTCGCGAACCAGAGCAGCGTCGTCCGGCGCCGTCAGTCCGCTTTCGGGCCAGTAGCCCTGGTCGAGCGCCATTCTCAGGAAATACGGCCGTCCGTTGAGCACGAAGCGGTCGCCTTCGAGCGCGACCGAACGGATCGCCGTGTACGACCGCGCGCGATCGAGGAGTTTGCCGTCCGCCGTCCTCAGCTGCAGCTCCGCGTCGATGATTTTCGGATTGCGCGGGCTCCACAGCAGCTCGTTGCGGTAATCGTCGATTCCAGGATCGGAAAACGCCAGGCGCCGGTGCACTTCCCTGGAAAGAACTTCGTAGCTGTCGCGCGCAAGAACGCTGCCGCCGGAGCTCAGCGTGACGGAAAGCTGGAGACCCTTGTCGTCGGTGCAGCGGATCCACGCATCGAGCGAGCATTCCCAGTGTTCGAGACTCGTGTTCCACGCGAGGCGGTCGATTCGAAGCGGCGGAACGACCTCGAGCCACACCGTCTGCCAGATGCCCGTGGTACGCGGATACCAGATGGCATGCGGCTCGCGCTGCCAGTCCTGCTTTCCTCGGGGTTTTTCGAGGTCCAGCGGATCGTCCTCGGCGCGCACGACGAGGACCTGCTCCCCGGTGGGTACCAGGTAATCGGTGATGTCGAGTTGAAACGGCGTGTAGCCGCCCTCGTGCTCGCCGATGCGCTGGCCGTTGAGCCACACCGTCGCATGGTGATCCACGGCGCCGAAGTGCAGAAGCAGTCGCTTGTCGGGCGGCAGCGGCGGCGAGACGAAGCGACGCCGGTACCAGCACGCCGTATACATCCCTGTGTCGTGGATTCCGCTTCGTGCAGTCTCGGGAGAAAACGGAACCTCGATGATGTCACGCCAGACGACGTCGAGGACGCCCGTTGCCCCTTTGGGGTCGAGCGCGAACTCCCACCGGCCGTTGAGCGAGATCCACGAATCGCGTTGGAGCTGAGGGCGCGGATAGCCGCGCCCGTACGGGTCGAGCATGTCGCCCTCCAGGAGCACGAGCTCCTGGGAGCGAGTCTCCGGAATCATGCGCATTCGGCGCCAATACGCTGCAGGCACGGAGGGCGGCCCGGAAGAAAGCTGCCTCGCCTGCGGCGTTGCGCACTATACACCGTTTTGCGTGCCCAGCACTCGCGCTCCTCTTCAACTCGCATAGGCCAGGAGCTGTTTGCGCTGCATCCCGAGCAGGCGCGACGCCAGCGTCAGCGACTGTGCCACCACCTGGTCCATGTTGTAGTAGCGGTACGTCGCGAGGCGGCCGCAGAAGTGCACGTGCGGCGTTGCCTGGGCCAATGCCTCGTATCTGGCGTAAAGGCGCGCGTTCTCCGGCCGCGGAACAGGGTAGTACGGGTCGCCTTCGTCGCAGGGATACTCATAGACGATCGACGTCCTGCGGTGCTGCTGGCCGGTCAGGTGCTTGAACTCGGTGACGCGCGTGTAGTCGTATTCGTTGGGATAGTTGACGACGGCGACCGGCTGGTGAATCTCTTCGTCGAGAGTTTCGTGCGAGAATGCGAGCGCGCGGTACGGCAGTTTTCCGTAGCAGCAGTCGAAGTACTCGTCGACAGGGCCGGTGTAGATGATCTCGGTCGCGCGGATGCGCCCGAGCAGGCGCCGGTAGTCGATTCCGAGCGCGAGCGTGATGTTCGGATGATCCAGCATTCTCGTGAACATCGCCGTCATGCCATCGGCAGGCATCGCCTGGTATTTGTCGGTAAAGTAGCGGTCGTCGTGGTCGGTACGCACCGGGATGCGCGCGAGGACCGCGGCATCGAGCTCGCTCGGGTCCAGGCCCCACTGCTTTCGCGTGTAGTTGCGGAAGAACTTCTCGTACAGGTCGCGGCCGACGCGGCTGATGGCCGAGTCCTCCGACGTCACGATCTTTTCGCGCGCCTCGGTGACGCGGCCGAGGTAGCTCTCGAGTGCTTGCGAGTCGAGGTTCCAGCCATAGAGGCGGTTGACCGTATCCAGGTTGATCGGGATCGGCAGCAGCCTCGACTCGACACACGCGAGCACGCGGTGCTCGTACGGCCTCCACGTGGTGAACTGCGACAGGTATTGGAAGACGTCGGGCGAGTTCGTGTGGAAAATGTGCGGACCGTAGCGATGGACGAGAAGGCCGTAGGAATTGCGATAGTCGTACGCGTTTCCGGCAATGTGGGGCCGCACGTCGCACAGGAGCACCTTCTTGTGCGCGCGCGAGGCGAGGCGCTCGGCGACGACGCTGCCGGCAAATCCGGCGCCGACGACCAGCACGTCGAAGCAGGGGCGCGCCGGTTGCGCCATGGCGGGCGAGCCCGCGGCGGAAAGTCGCGCCGAGGTTCCGCCGACGCCGCTGCGTCCGCCGGCCGGAATTCCTACGCTGTCGCGTGAGCCGCGCGCCCCGCGCATCGCGGCGC is a window of Candidatus Binatia bacterium DNA encoding:
- the glf gene encoding UDP-galactopyranose mutase; the protein is MPKPPEPDLVCFSHLRWDFVFQRPHHLMTRWARDRRVFFFEEPSPKPSDRARLELRLTSHGVHLVTPHLPAGADTATTIAELLPEFFRSRAIRRFVSWYYSPLWLESTSALEPAAIVYDCMDELSGFRNASPRLKVFERELCRVADLVFTGGQSLFESKRFLHRSVHAFPSAVDIAHFAKARTPEVDPPDQADIPHPRLGFFGVIDERMDLDLVEQLAERRPDWHIVLVGPITKIDPESVPKRPNIHLLGSKPYEELPAYLGGWDVALLPFAHNEATHFISPTKTPEYLAGGRPVVSTSIRDVVRPYGELGLAEIADTAEEFESCIEFLLSSDSAERRRRADEFLAGISWDQTWSAMKSLVDAAVGSSGPPGLAGDGAGRGAAMRGARGSRDSVGIPAGGRSGVGGTSARLSAAGSPAMAQPARPCFDVLVVGAGFAGSVVAERLASRAHKKVLLCDVRPHIAGNAYDYRNSYGLLVHRYGPHIFHTNSPDVFQYLSQFTTWRPYEHRVLACVESRLLPIPINLDTVNRLYGWNLDSQALESYLGRVTEAREKIVTSEDSAISRVGRDLYEKFFRNYTRKQWGLDPSELDAAVLARIPVRTDHDDRYFTDKYQAMPADGMTAMFTRMLDHPNITLALGIDYRRLLGRIRATEIIYTGPVDEYFDCCYGKLPYRALAFSHETLDEEIHQPVAVVNYPNEYDYTRVTEFKHLTGQQHRRTSIVYEYPCDEGDPYYPVPRPENARLYARYEALAQATPHVHFCGRLATYRYYNMDQVVAQSLTLASRLLGMQRKQLLAYAS
- a CDS encoding glycoside hydrolase family 2 TIM barrel-domain containing protein; its protein translation is MIPETRSQELVLLEGDMLDPYGRGYPRPQLQRDSWISLNGRWEFALDPKGATGVLDVVWRDIIEVPFSPETARSGIHDTGMYTACWYRRRFVSPPLPPDKRLLLHFGAVDHHATVWLNGQRIGEHEGGYTPFQLDITDYLVPTGEQVLVVRAEDDPLDLEKPRGKQDWQREPHAIWYPRTTGIWQTVWLEVVPPLRIDRLAWNTSLEHWECSLDAWIRCTDDKGLQLSVTLSSGGSVLARDSYEVLSREVHRRLAFSDPGIDDYRNELLWSPRNPKIIDAELQLRTADGKLLDRARSYTAIRSVALEGDRFVLNGRPYFLRMALDQGYWPESGLTAPDDAALVRDVMLARAMGFNGVRKHQKVEDPRYLYWADRLGMLVWEEMPSAYRFSPTAVARVTREWERVLARDSSHPCIIAWVPINESWGVPNLPQSAVERHYIEALYHLTKSFDPTRPVVGNDGWESVATDIIGVHDYDPNPDRLRHRYHGDRMLPHLLLQERPGGRRLVVGDRPHADHPVVLSEFGGIKLSNKIGAWGYHSSESSEDLARLYERLMDAVRSLGLLTGFCYTQFTDTYQEANGLLDEHRNPKFPIERIRAATMGPPGEKPVWA
- a CDS encoding SDR family NAD(P)-dependent oxidoreductase translates to MQAEKGEEAAHGHSPKYCGHLRGGFAIVTGASSGIGYELAKCAAEHGMDLLLAADDPDIHNAAEVLKQCGVRVDAVEADLATNEGVDRLCAATHDRPVDVLFANAGHGLGRAFLDQDFQDVRHVIDTNITGTVYLIQKIAREMRERDKGRILITGSIAGFIPGTFSAVYNGSKAFLDSFSYALRNELKNTGVTVTCLMPGATETEFFERAGMLDTKVGTEEKADPADVAKAGFEAMARGEAEVVAGWQAKIASLLANITPAGFLAERHRKVAEPGSAKS